CTATCTTTACAGTAATTTCCTTGTCTTTTCGTGGTTCGAGTCTTCACAGCAGCAGCACTAGACCTCTACCTTCCATCGCGTCCTCTGTAAAATTTGGGTAAGAGTGTCGtttcaattttttagttttagatcTATGATCTTCCACCAACCTTTACACGACACGCACCTCACCACCGGGTTTTTCGGCATCTCCAACATCCACCAACAATCACCGTTCACTCCACCGCCTTCTGCAAGGCCGCGCGTGGCATACATACTCCAGAGAGTTCTCTACTCTCATTGGCGCGTGAATGCCATGGTTGGTCTCCCCGCTTTCCACCACGGCAACCACTAGTGTTTCATGGGTTCGCCATCGTTTTTGACTGCTGAGAGGTCTTCCCTTGGCGGCACGTGTGACCCACGCGCTGTTAGGGAAGGTTCTCACCCTGTCCTCTGCTATTGGACCtttgttgtgtttgtttttgtatttttgggcttatttgttgtttctctctttccttGTTCACCCATGTAATAgtgtttgggtccttgtgactcaatacactttTCAAATCACCTTCACCCGTGACCTCGGCTTTGTGGCATCCGTGCCTCGAGCTAAAAGGCACGCATCTTCCGAAGTATTGCCCCTGCGTACTTTCATTCTTAAGTTTGTTCTTGGGTTGCCCAGCCctttcgtttttcttttctttgttgtaaTCTTTTTcttatgtaaaaataaaaaataaaaaaaaaataaaaaaaaaataaaaaaaaataaaaaaaaataaaaaaaaattgtagaagtGACAACTATCTTagtgtaaaaaatatatttcttttccttttttctctccaaTAAAAAGCTACACGAAAGAGCCTTTTTCTTGTAGTCGCGCTAGCTAGTGACATAATTTGTTTACCAGATAAAGCTCAATACAATATCATTCACGAGGCCATCCTTCGTCTTATTTACTTTCACTACTCAAAGAGCATTTCCAGCAGttggagttaaaatagctactcaaaaagtattaatctctactttaaccactggctatcttaaaaacactccaacagtAATCTATATTccactcttcatttttttttaaataatgttttttaatatttttttattgtttattttttttcacttctccctctcactctccaATCTCCCTCAACCCCAACCCGTCTCATTTGTTTGAGTATTCGGACTTAGCAAAATGGAAGGAATCCCAACAGAGCCGAAGCTGAGTGATCGGCATAGTCGACGAAGTTAAGGATCGGCGAGTGTTGAGATAATCGGCGACGAGGAACCAAAACCTGGGTGAGTCAAGGATCTGGAGGGCCCTGGCAATGACGATGCAGAGATCAGATCCGACGGTGACGGCGTAGTCGACGGAGGCGTGAATTTTGGTGTGGGGGAGGAAGGCAACGGCGTGCTGGAGGTCGAGCATCTCGCCGCGAAGCTTGTCGTGCTTGGTGTCGACAAGGACGAGCTCATCGGCGAGGTCTTGGGTGAGAACGGCGATGTTGCTAGGGACAGAGGAAAGAAGGGCAGCGGTGGTGATCGAGAGGGGCGGAGGAAAGAAGGGCATCAGGACAAGGAGGGAAGAAGAGGGAGagtgagaaaatattaataaaaaatgtttgtagTGTTGAACAGTAAATAGCCATTGTCGGAGGAAAGAAGGGCATTAGGACAAGGAGGAACGAAGAGGGAGagtgagaaaatattaataaaaaatgtttgtagTGTTGAACAGTAAATAGCCATTGTTGGCTATTTACTGTTCACAGTTAAGGAAAAATGGTTAAAGTAACTAATCTactggagaagaaaaaaggccaaaaatagttaaatttaactttttggcTAAAGTAGAGCATATGCCGGAGATGCTCTCAATAAGTAAGCTTAgcaaataggaaaaaaaagaatgaaaaaaaaaaaaaaggttatttgTGAGAAAGATCTGGTACATCAAgcagcattttattttttaatttttagctgCCGTATTGAGtgattattggtgggcaaaTGGCCGGACTGAAGTTGCAGTCAAACCGGTGTGTTTTCGAACATCTTCTGACAGAAATGGAAGCTCTtatcaattaatatatttttgaaatattagaATTATTAGATGATAATgcatatattttatacaatggGTCTCCAATTGGCGAACGTGTCTAAATTTAAACAAATCATTATTTCAGtctttttccttctgttttcttttatacGTGTATTCTTCGTCGTCCCCCAAATCCCAATCCAATTGGATTTCAAATTTTGACttcgcatttttttttaaaataaaattaaattaaaagtctAAAAGCGGAcgagaaaatgaaaaaggaaacaTGGAAGACAAATTGAGCGTCAGGCGTCAGAGCTGATGGCCGGTGGGCGTGTGGACAAAACGCGTCTTTACATTCGTTCCCGTTTTGCCTCGGTCAAATCTTTCGCACCAAACCATATTCCTACCCAACTTTGaacgtttctctctctctctctctctctcgatatatattatattcagCTTCTCTCATCGTCTCTGTATCTTGGAGCTCTCTCAGCTTTTTCACGTTGTCCAATCCAATGGCGGCATCTACTATTGGTCTTGCGACCTCTCTTCTTACATCTGCGAGTGCAAAGCGAACCAAGGCCACTGCCACGGCGTTTTCGTCGGCTGCCTTTCCTTCCGATCAAGCTTCGGTATTCTACAAGCGCTTTGAGATCAGAAGCCAGAAGATCGACTCGAGGGCGTTGACTGCCTCGCCTCTTGAGCTGCTCAAGTCGTCTCCTGTTAACAGTGAGCCCCATTTTTCATctaaaaacttttgttttgttactaAAGTTGGGTTTTTGTTCCAATTCACACACACCCATGTATGTAAATAcccattttttgttgttttagtaTGTCTAATTGTTCATTGGTTTAAGTGAAATTCTTGATAGAAAGGTTTTCTAGATTGGATAGAGGAAATGGTATATTGGGATTTTCGGGTCAGCATTCGAGGTTGAGAATTTTGACGACTGCTAATACGAAACACATTTGCAGTCAACTCTTATTTgacaatttttagttttatattaattcgCTTATTCAAAAAGTTAAGCCTATAGGAcggatgaatttaatcatttaatcccTTAAATAAGTGAGGttcacgtaaaatatttaattaaaatgagaggtgAATTATGCCGATAGTGTTTAACTTCATGATATAGGTAAATCACTTCTTATCTCAAAAGGTTAAGTTTATAGAAATGGATgaatttaatcctttaatttatattgtaacATTTTACAACTTACAATGTTTCCCTGTGTTCGATTCTGGGGATGGTGCCTTCAGAATTTTGACAACATGTGGATCCAAAGTTGGGTCTGGTGCCCCAATATGGGTTAAGGATGTTGAACATGAGAGTTTCTTAACTCTAAACTTTGCCAGTTCCTAGCGGTGAGTTTGTGGAATAAAGAACCATATAGCTGTCTCAACGATGGAGTGAGATTATGCCGACAGAAAGGTAAATAGTATCTCAGCAATGCGTTGGAAATTTGTAAAGTGAAGATGTTTGCTGATGGGTCGCATGAAATCTCATATTAGAGAGGTGAAGTTTTCTGAGGTCCTAGCTCCTAGTTGGTCTCAGAGATTTGTGGGCAGGTGTGTTGTGTTGGCAGGGTTCTGATAATTTTCATACCAACGTGGATAATTCCCTAATTACAGATAAGTGTAAGCCGCCATAaggtacacagaaagtatacaagagaaaatacCTAGTTAGATATAAAGAGAAATGAGCTCGCATGACATTGCAATGTTTTGATTAACTTTAGCAGATAGCATCTTTGTTTGTTTGAATTGTTGTCAAATGACACGATTGGAGAGTGCAAATCGGTGTGTACCTACACTGATTGCATTGACATTTGAATTATAGTGAGAGTGATTTTTGATCATGTTATCTTGAGTTCTGAGTTATTTTGTCTTCTTGTCCATTTTGTGTTATGGGTAGTGATTATGACATTTTGTATCTCCTCTGCTTCCAAATGTGTTGATAATTGTTTCTCAGAAAGGAATTGAAGAGGAATGGTGCCTTTTAGTTCTAGTGCCACATAAGAAACCCTTAGCTTTTGTAATTTAATCAGGGAGATAATTTGCTGACCTATTCTTACCTTTTCTTTAGGATATACAAAGGAAGGGAGCTGCATTGTGGTCATAGGCCTTGATGTTCACTCTACCCCAGTTGAGATACGTGAAAAACTAGCCATCCCAGAAGCACAGTGTCCTCAAGCCATTACTGAGCTCTGTGCTATGAACCATATAGAGGAAGCTGCTGTTCTTAGTACTTGTAACCGAATGGAAATATATGTTGTGGCTCTGTCTCAGCATCGTGGGGTTAAAGAAGTGACAGAATGGATGTCAAAGGTATTTATTAGCATCATTTTagtaaataattttctttatttaccTCTTTCCTAGGATTTCTTTGGTGAACATGTGAAAAGTATTAAACTATCCTTTAACATCTATCCTTCATGACATCTATATGAAGATTTCTCTGAATTTCTACTGTACATAGCTGGCAATTGACCATATTAGCTTTCTTTTCGACATAACAAATATTATCTTTTGTTCATTGCAGATAAGTGGGGTTTCTGTTTCCGAGCTTTGTAAGCACCGGTTTGTGTTGTATAACAAGGAGGCCACCCAGCACCTGTTTGAAGTAGCCGCTGGGCTTAACTCTCTTGTTCTAGGGGAGGGTCAAATCCTTGCTCAGGTTAAACAAGTTGTTAAAGTTGGACAAGGAATAGCTGGCTTTGATAGGAAAGTCAGCGGGCTATTCAAGCATGCAATTACTGTTGGGAAGCGGGTTAGGAGTGAGACGAACATTGCATCAGGGTCAGTTTCTGTCAGTTCTGCTGCTGTGGAACTTGCCTTAACGAAGCTTCCAGATTCTTCTTTTGCTAATGCCAGAGTGCTGGTGATTGGAGCTGGGAAGATGGGGAAACTCGTGATCAAACACTTGGTCGCAAAAGGGTGCAGAAATATGGTTGTTGTGAACAGAACTAAAGAAAGAGTTGCCGCCATACATGAAGAGCTCAAGGATGTTGAAATAATTTACAAACCCTTCTCAGAAATGCGAGCGTGTGCTGCTGAAGCTGATGTAGTTTTCACCAGCACTGCATCAGAAACCCCATTATTCACGAAAGAGCATGTGGAGATGCTCCCCACCGTGCGATCAGAAATTGGAAGGCGGATTTTCATCGATATCTCAGTTCCTAGGAATGTGGAACCATCTGTCTCAGATCTTGAGACTGCAGTCATATACAATGTGGATGACCTTAAGGAAGTTGTGGCAGCTAACAAGGAGGATAGACTCCGAAAAGCTATGGAGGCTGGGACAATTATACAAGAGGAATTGAAGAAATTCGAAGCTTGGAAAGATTCCCTTGAGACTGTTCCCACCATCAAGAGGTTAAAAAGCCGTTGTGAAAGGATCAGGGATGCTGAGCTGAACAAGTGTTTATCAAAGATAGGTGATGACATCTCCGGGAAGTCAAAAGAAGCTATTTACGATCTTAGCACAGCTATAGTAAAAAAGATTCTTCATGGTCCAATGGAGAACCTGAGATGTGATGACACCCGTACTCTGGATGAGATACTTGAGAACATGCATGCTCTTAATCGAATGTTTGACCTCGAGACAGATACGGCCGTTTTAGAACAGAAAGTTCAAGCTAAGATGGAGCAGAAGCGTAAGTAATTGCTTCGAAATAGTTTCTCTTACTCTAGTTAAACTAATTAGTTAAATCGGTCGGATTAGaattgatttatataattttatacacatGTTTCGATACGATCCAAACCCGACACACATCTTCCGTAAATGAGAGGGACCTTATTCTCCACATTGGTGCTGTACATTAAGAATCATTCTGTTTATTGATTCTTTACCACACTCGGGGAATTGTAGGTCTGTATTACTTGGGAATAGATATCCGGCAAAGTAGGAAGCAAACATGAGATGCTGAGATGAGCTTGGTCTGGCTATTAGGTATTTGTCCTGATAGCTGACTACAATGatttatttgtaattaactCACTGATTCTTTCGAGTTTTGAGAAATGTCAACCattcatatttttcaatttttccttttaaattctTATGCATTCCCTTTTCTCCCCCCAATAAAAGATTGAGTTGACAAGTGCTTACATTATTACATACAGTGGTCAAAGATGGTGGGAAGAACTTTTGCCTTGATTTTCAGATTTTCAACTTGATTATACTTTTACTTGGTTGATGTGACACGATCTGAGCCTATTTAGAGAAAATGAGAGCCTCCCCAATTAGAGGGGAGCCCGTCCCAAGAGAACGTAATACTCATGAAGTAAATAAATTACATATTTtccatttcattaaaaatttgAACACAATTGGATTCTATCTTCCTTGTAAAAGGCTGCTCAAACTTCCAACCAACGCCATTAAACAATAGTCCCCTCACTTTGTCGATCAAACGGTAAGAAAAAGAGGTTTCTCTTAACTTGTTGCATCATTAAGAGAAGAATTGAAACCAATTTCAAAGCAGAAAGAGCAGGAGAAAATTGGTAACTACACAATGCCAGTTGATCGGTTGCCTTTCAGTTTGTGTAAAACACAGCTAGAAAGTAAACCTTGAGCAGTTCAAAAGCAACAGTGAAAGTGCCCAAAACTGAGGAACACGTGAGAGTTGAAGGGATTAATGGTTTTCTGAGAATTAAACTAGTTCTCACAACTCAATAGATAATAGATGTTTTAGGCCTCTTAGGCAACAAGGCGTGATGCAAGAATAGATATTTTACAACTTCGAATTCtgaaagttgtataaaaatatttcaaatacAGAGCAAATTTGGAAAAAACCCTCCTTCACACAAAGAAGCACAAGAAACATAACTGCAACAAAGAAAGCCAATAAATGTATATGTTTAGACTATATACTACTAATACAATCTTTTACCAGAGGGAAAGCATAGAGCATGCGGGCTCAGCTCTCACCCTCCTCCCACCCGTGACGCTTCCAAACTGATCGCTATAGTTTTCTTGCTTTCTTGTTGTCTTGAATTGTTATAGAACGGCTTTATATCAGGTATAGTTGGTAAAATGAAGTGGGATGAAGCCTTAGTGGATATAGAAAGTGTGCCAGGGATGTGACTCGAGCGTAGTAGGTCTGGACGCCTAGCATTAAACAGCCTTCTCTGGTAGCGGCACTATACAAAGGTATAGTATCTCTCTAGCTTCCAGTCtatataaaaatgtaaataCAAGTTACAAAATAACAACACAATACACACCAATTACATGAAGATCTTTAAAGACTTCAAATATATTCAAACTTATCTTCTGTTACAGAAAATACAACTGGGAATTCTACTATCCCTAAAGCTACTAATTTTCTATAGCATGAACATGTCATATGTTGCACAAACCCCCTTCAGATCCTTTTGAGGCAAGCTGAATTACCTTATGGTTGTGGGTAGCCCTGATTGACATTAACATCGGAAACATCCACAGGTAATTTTGACCATGTAACAGAGTCCTTTAACCCAGTCATCCTCCAACGCAAGACCATAGATATGATTACCAGCAAACAAACAGCAGCAACCAAAAGACCCATATTTACCCTGGGGCCTGGGCCAACTCTTCATAATGAACTCTACAGGCACCTTACCAGCAAGACTACCCATCCGATTATCCAATTTCATAATCTCAACTGCATTCAAAATACCTCAATTGCATACCGA
The sequence above is drawn from the Alnus glutinosa chromosome 11, dhAlnGlut1.1, whole genome shotgun sequence genome and encodes:
- the LOC133881587 gene encoding glutamyl-tRNA reductase 2, chloroplastic-like, which codes for MAASTIGLATSLLTSASAKRTKATATAFSSAAFPSDQASVFYKRFEIRSQKIDSRALTASPLELLKSSPVNRYTKEGSCIVVIGLDVHSTPVEIREKLAIPEAQCPQAITELCAMNHIEEAAVLSTCNRMEIYVVALSQHRGVKEVTEWMSKISGVSVSELCKHRFVLYNKEATQHLFEVAAGLNSLVLGEGQILAQVKQVVKVGQGIAGFDRKVSGLFKHAITVGKRVRSETNIASGSVSVSSAAVELALTKLPDSSFANARVLVIGAGKMGKLVIKHLVAKGCRNMVVVNRTKERVAAIHEELKDVEIIYKPFSEMRACAAEADVVFTSTASETPLFTKEHVEMLPTVRSEIGRRIFIDISVPRNVEPSVSDLETAVIYNVDDLKEVVAANKEDRLRKAMEAGTIIQEELKKFEAWKDSLETVPTIKRLKSRCERIRDAELNKCLSKIGDDISGKSKEAIYDLSTAIVKKILHGPMENLRCDDTRTLDEILENMHALNRMFDLETDTAVLEQKVQAKMEQKRK